The window CCAACTGCCGGAACAGAGGCATTGAAAGAACGTTTGCTGCAAATTCAGGAAATAGAACACATTGATGTGCTGATCCCGAATTTTGATGCAGAGCTATTTAATTTTATTAAGCTAGAAAAAGAGCTGTTGAATATGGGTATCCATACTTTTTTGCCTACACACCAGCAGCTGGCCGCGCGCGATAAAGTAAATCTGCGGGCATTTGGCTATAAACACGGCTTTGATGTACCTGTTAGCGAAACCATTTTTGGTGTGTCGGAACTTGATCAGATAGCTGATAAATTAAGCTTTCCGCTGGTAGTAAAAGGAAAATTTTACGAGGCCAGTGTTGTACAGAATATCAGCGAAGCCTACAAAGCTTTTTACAAATTGCAAGCCAAATGGGGGCTGCCTATTATTGTGCAGCAATTTATTAAAGGCACTGAAATTAATATAGCCGGTCTTGCCGATGGTAGTGGAAATGCCCTTAGCGTAATCCCCATGCGTAAATTGTACATTACCGAAAAGGGTAAAGCCTGGGCAGGAATTACCATAGCAGACGAAAAACTGATTAACCTGGCTAAGGCATTTGCTAAAGCAACCTTGTGGAAAGGTGGTTTTGAGCTCGAAATTATGCGCGATGACAACGACGCTTTATATATTATGGAGGTTAACCCCCGTTTTCCGGCGTGGATTTATTTATCGGCTGCTGCTGGGCAAAACCAGCCCAAATTGCTGGTTGATTTGGCTTTGGGTAAGCCTGTACAAGAATTAACAGCGTACACTGCTGGTAAAATGTTTGTCCGCTATGCTTGGGATAATATTGTTGACGTAGCAGAATTTCAAAAGTTATCGGCTTTTGGAGAATTATAAAAAGGTAGAAAGGAAATAAACACTGGGCCGAATCGGGTCTTGATACTTCCTGCTAACCCCTTGATACTAATAGAAGATGAAACAAAAATACGAACGACCAACCATCAGGAAAATGAATACCGGACTTATGAACAAGTTTGGTACCCGTACTGATT is drawn from Pedobacter sp. HDW13 and contains these coding sequences:
- a CDS encoding ATP-grasp domain-containing protein, which translates into the protein MSVSPKPDQTKALTIAVTGLNANDNPGPGLAVIRALKDGFGENLRIIGLAYETLEPAIYLSNLVDKTYRIPYPTAGTEALKERLLQIQEIEHIDVLIPNFDAELFNFIKLEKELLNMGIHTFLPTHQQLAARDKVNLRAFGYKHGFDVPVSETIFGVSELDQIADKLSFPLVVKGKFYEASVVQNISEAYKAFYKLQAKWGLPIIVQQFIKGTEINIAGLADGSGNALSVIPMRKLYITEKGKAWAGITIADEKLINLAKAFAKATLWKGGFELEIMRDDNDALYIMEVNPRFPAWIYLSAAAGQNQPKLLVDLALGKPVQELTAYTAGKMFVRYAWDNIVDVAEFQKLSAFGEL